One region of Oryza glaberrima chromosome 7, OglaRS2, whole genome shotgun sequence genomic DNA includes:
- the LOC127778814 gene encoding cytochrome b-c1 complex subunit 7-like isoform X2, translated as MLSSLSAWLVNPRRNPLARLHMNAVASRLRKYGLRYDDLYDPYHDLDIKEALARLPREVVDARNQRLKRAMDLSMKHQYLPADAQTPFRGYLSDMLALVKKESAEREALGALPLYQRTIP; from the exons ATGCTGTCCTCCCTGTCGGCGTGGCTGGTGAACCCGCGGCGGAACCCGCTGGCCCGCCTCCACATGAACGCCGTCGCCTCCCGCCTCCGCAAATACG GGCTCCGGTACGACGACCTGTACGACCCCTACCACGACCTCGACATCAAGGAGGCCCTGGCTCGGCTGCCGCGGGAGGTGGTGGACGCCCGCAACCAGCGCCTCAAGCGCGCCATGGACCTCTCCATGAAGCACCAGTACCTCCCCGCCGATGCCCAG ACACCGTTCAGAGGCTATTTATCTGATATGCTAGCACTG GTGAAAAAGGAGAGCGCAGAGCGCGAAGCATTGGGAGCACTCCCCCTGTACCAGAGGACCATCCCATGA
- the LOC127778814 gene encoding cytochrome b-c1 complex subunit 7-like isoform X1, with product MLSSLSAWLVNPRRNPLARLHMNAVASRLRKYGLRYDDLYDPYHDLDIKEALARLPREVVDARNQRLKRAMDLSMKHQYLPADAQAKQTPFRGYLSDMLALVKKESAEREALGALPLYQRTIP from the exons ATGCTGTCCTCCCTGTCGGCGTGGCTGGTGAACCCGCGGCGGAACCCGCTGGCCCGCCTCCACATGAACGCCGTCGCCTCCCGCCTCCGCAAATACG GGCTCCGGTACGACGACCTGTACGACCCCTACCACGACCTCGACATCAAGGAGGCCCTGGCTCGGCTGCCGCGGGAGGTGGTGGACGCCCGCAACCAGCGCCTCAAGCGCGCCATGGACCTCTCCATGAAGCACCAGTACCTCCCCGCCGATGCCCAG GCGAAGCAGACACCGTTCAGAGGCTATTTATCTGATATGCTAGCACTG GTGAAAAAGGAGAGCGCAGAGCGCGAAGCATTGGGAGCACTCCCCCTGTACCAGAGGACCATCCCATGA